A region from the Chloroflexota bacterium genome encodes:
- a CDS encoding universal stress protein, which produces MQKTLLAPLDGSEASEASLPWAIKLAQDRALGIVLVRVVEYPQLATDTWGAGAISTDVYEEVLEIEREAAREYLDGVKHRLEAAGVAATVTVASGTPAVALLDLVDQLGAEAVVIASHGHSGLKRLVLGSVAHQLLAHATVPVFLVRADPPDQRRTPSFARIIVPLDGSALSERAVAAAQEIVAPGGTLLLVRVAPWPDPSLGEGGVGRVRDNEKAAYRVSLAREYLERIAGTVRARDVTVETQVIVSESKGSVAHHLAVTAATANVDAIVMSTHGRGGMTGWLLGSVADEVVRSVDRPVLAVSARAAASGVMGRQRVGDIMTRDVLALREDESLVVALRKLVRRHASGAPVLDANGAVTGVVSQRDILGWHERKVAELAEDRQPTSEHYLALLRTETVRSVMSSPAATIPETASVASALTMLRERSLHRLPVTREGQLVGIVTGSDILLALLAQLESADMEHHQQELEPTAAELAGAQAGR; this is translated from the coding sequence GTGCAGAAGACGTTGCTGGCGCCGCTCGATGGTTCGGAGGCGAGCGAGGCCTCGCTGCCGTGGGCGATCAAGCTGGCGCAGGACCGGGCGCTCGGCATCGTGCTGGTGCGGGTGGTCGAATACCCGCAACTGGCCACCGACACCTGGGGAGCCGGCGCCATCTCGACCGACGTGTACGAGGAGGTGCTGGAGATCGAGCGGGAGGCCGCTCGCGAGTACCTCGATGGCGTGAAGCATCGGCTCGAAGCGGCCGGCGTCGCGGCGACGGTGACGGTGGCGTCAGGCACGCCAGCCGTGGCCCTGCTCGACCTGGTGGATCAGCTTGGCGCAGAAGCAGTCGTCATCGCCAGCCACGGCCACAGTGGCCTCAAGCGGCTGGTGTTGGGCAGCGTGGCGCACCAGCTGCTGGCCCACGCGACGGTGCCGGTCTTCCTGGTCCGCGCCGATCCGCCGGATCAGCGGCGGACGCCGTCGTTCGCACGGATCATCGTGCCGCTCGATGGCTCGGCGCTCTCGGAGCGGGCGGTTGCCGCCGCGCAGGAGATCGTCGCGCCGGGCGGCACGCTGCTGCTGGTGCGCGTTGCGCCCTGGCCAGACCCATCGCTCGGCGAGGGCGGCGTAGGCCGCGTGCGCGACAACGAGAAGGCGGCCTACCGCGTCTCGCTGGCGCGGGAGTACCTGGAGCGCATCGCCGGCACGGTCCGCGCCCGCGATGTGACGGTGGAAACGCAGGTGATCGTCAGCGAGAGCAAGGGGTCCGTGGCGCACCACCTGGCGGTGACGGCGGCCACGGCCAACGTGGACGCCATCGTGATGTCTACCCACGGGCGTGGCGGCATGACCGGGTGGCTGCTGGGCAGCGTGGCCGACGAAGTCGTGCGGAGCGTGGATCGGCCGGTGCTGGCAGTGAGCGCGCGCGCGGCGGCGTCCGGCGTGATGGGCCGCCAGCGGGTGGGCGACATCATGACGCGCGACGTGCTCGCGCTGCGGGAGGACGAGTCGCTGGTGGTGGCGCTTCGCAAGCTCGTTCGGCGGCATGCGAGCGGCGCGCCGGTCCTCGACGCGAACGGCGCGGTGACCGGCGTGGTGTCACAGCGGGACATCCTGGGCTGGCACGAGCGGAAGGTGGCCGAGCTGGCCGAAGACCGCCAGCCGACCTCCGAGCACTACCTGGCGCTGCTGCGGACCGAGACGGTCAGGTCGGTGATGTCCAGCCCGGCGGCGACGATCCCCGAGACGGCGTCCGTGGCGAGCGCCCTGACGATGCTCCGCGAGCGCAGCCTGCACCGGCTGCCGGTGACCCGTGAGGGGCAACTGGTGGGCATCGTGACGGGGTCAGACATCCTGCTGGCGCTGCTGGCTCAGCTGGAGAGCGCCGACATGGAGCACCACCAGCAGGAGCTGGAGCCAACGGCGGCCGAGCTGGCCGGGGCGCAGGCCGGCCGCTGA
- a CDS encoding AAA family ATPase — protein sequence MSAVHHGARALTADEARRRCDPATLALPDLAPGDADLALIGQERALSALQLGIAVHDDGFNVFVAGPPGVGKMTAVRRFLTRAARTRPTPDDWCYVYNFDDPTRPRALRLRGGQGRTLRDGVRALVTAARREIPRAFESEEYIAGVETIMNEMNHRREERMVELGARAKRQGFQLRATPMGIALQPVVRNQPLSEEEFAQLPAEVRASIELSRAALSVDVRAFMKEMRSVERESRERLEAQDRDVGLHAVGGLVEDLADDYVDQAEVSAYLSHVREGILTDIALFRANPAPGHQHSQPAATADPSQQIQERAFRKYEVNVVVDNGDTAGAPVVVESNPTYPNLIGRIEREAVLGALLTDLTLIRPGALHRANGGYLVLRAEDVLRAPLCWAALERSLRESCVSIEEAGEALGLSSTRGLQPDPIPLDVKVLLIGDATTYALLYNLDPTFRQLFKVRADFDTVTARTPEAEGLFAALAARCFQPDGLRPEPGALAVLVEEASRLADDHQKLAIHYDRLLELIREAEHWAAVDGAPAVRAADVQRAVEQRVYRSAAVQERLREMIVRGVLLVQPTGTAVGQVNGLAVMAVGDLPFGQPARITATIGLGHEGLLDIERQAELGGPIHTKGVLILGGYLADTYAREKPLALTARLVFEQSYSEVEGDSASLAELLALLSRLSDLPLKQSIAVTGSVNQRGEVQAVGGVNQKIEGFFDVCRALGLTGEQGVILPASNAEHLMLRPDLVEAMADARFHIYTVRHVDEALELLTDERASAVHKRVDEQIRNLADAALHFDTRGKSRRRSHTSANGKAGTPTTSGG from the coding sequence ATGTCTGCCGTCCACCACGGTGCACGCGCGCTGACTGCCGACGAAGCTCGCCGACGCTGCGATCCGGCCACCCTGGCGCTGCCCGACCTCGCGCCCGGCGATGCCGACCTCGCGCTGATCGGTCAGGAGCGCGCACTCAGCGCCCTCCAGCTTGGCATCGCCGTCCATGACGACGGCTTCAACGTCTTCGTGGCCGGACCGCCCGGCGTCGGCAAGATGACGGCAGTACGTCGCTTCCTCACCCGGGCCGCTCGCACGCGCCCCACGCCCGACGACTGGTGCTACGTCTACAACTTCGACGACCCGACCCGCCCACGCGCCCTTCGGTTACGGGGCGGTCAGGGGCGTACCCTCCGCGACGGCGTCCGCGCCTTGGTGACGGCCGCCCGCCGCGAGATCCCCCGTGCCTTCGAGAGCGAGGAGTACATCGCCGGCGTCGAGACCATCATGAACGAGATGAACCATCGGCGCGAAGAGCGGATGGTCGAGCTGGGCGCCCGGGCCAAGCGCCAGGGCTTCCAGTTGCGCGCCACGCCGATGGGCATCGCCCTGCAGCCGGTCGTCCGCAACCAGCCGCTCTCCGAGGAGGAGTTCGCGCAGTTGCCGGCCGAGGTCCGCGCCAGCATCGAACTGAGCCGCGCGGCCCTGAGCGTGGACGTGCGCGCCTTCATGAAGGAGATGCGGTCCGTCGAGCGCGAGTCGCGCGAGCGCCTGGAGGCCCAGGATCGCGACGTCGGCCTGCACGCCGTCGGCGGGCTGGTCGAAGACCTTGCCGACGATTATGTCGATCAGGCGGAGGTCAGCGCGTACCTGAGCCACGTCCGCGAGGGCATCCTGACGGACATCGCCCTCTTCCGCGCCAACCCGGCCCCTGGCCACCAGCACAGCCAGCCGGCAGCCACCGCCGATCCCTCCCAGCAGATCCAGGAGCGCGCCTTCCGCAAGTACGAGGTCAACGTGGTCGTGGACAACGGCGACACCGCCGGCGCGCCGGTGGTGGTCGAGTCCAACCCGACGTACCCGAACCTGATCGGCCGGATCGAGCGCGAGGCCGTCCTCGGCGCCCTCCTGACCGACCTGACCCTGATTCGTCCGGGGGCGCTCCACCGCGCCAATGGCGGCTACCTCGTGCTGCGCGCGGAGGACGTGCTGCGCGCGCCGCTCTGCTGGGCCGCGCTGGAGCGCTCTCTGCGCGAGAGCTGCGTCAGCATCGAGGAGGCCGGCGAGGCGCTGGGCCTCAGCAGCACGCGCGGTCTGCAGCCAGACCCGATCCCGCTCGACGTGAAGGTGCTGCTGATCGGCGATGCGACGACCTACGCCCTGCTCTACAACCTCGACCCGACCTTCCGGCAACTGTTCAAGGTCCGCGCCGACTTCGACACCGTGACCGCGCGTACTCCGGAGGCTGAGGGCCTGTTCGCGGCACTGGCGGCGCGGTGCTTCCAGCCGGACGGACTGAGGCCAGAGCCGGGCGCCCTCGCCGTGCTGGTCGAGGAGGCGTCACGACTGGCCGACGACCACCAGAAACTCGCCATCCACTACGACCGTCTCCTGGAGCTGATCCGCGAGGCCGAGCACTGGGCGGCGGTGGACGGCGCGCCAGCGGTCCGGGCGGCCGACGTGCAACGGGCCGTCGAGCAGCGGGTGTATCGCTCGGCGGCCGTGCAGGAGCGGCTCCGCGAGATGATCGTGCGGGGGGTGCTGCTGGTGCAGCCGACCGGCACGGCGGTCGGGCAGGTCAACGGGCTGGCCGTCATGGCCGTGGGCGATCTGCCGTTCGGGCAGCCCGCCCGTATCACGGCGACCATCGGCCTGGGCCACGAGGGGCTGCTGGACATCGAGCGGCAGGCGGAGCTGGGCGGCCCGATTCACACCAAGGGCGTCCTGATCCTCGGCGGCTACCTCGCGGACACCTACGCCCGCGAGAAGCCGCTGGCGCTGACCGCCCGGCTGGTGTTCGAGCAGAGCTACAGCGAGGTCGAGGGCGATTCAGCCTCGCTGGCCGAGCTGCTGGCGCTGCTCTCCCGCCTGTCCGATCTGCCGCTCAAGCAGAGCATCGCCGTGACCGGGTCGGTCAATCAGCGCGGCGAGGTGCAGGCGGTCGGCGGCGTGAACCAGAAGATCGAAGGGTTCTTCGACGTCTGCCGCGCCCTCGGCCTGACCGGCGAGCAGGGCGTCATCCTGCCGGCCTCGAACGCCGAGCACCTGATGCTGCGCCCGGACCTGGTGGAGGCGATGGCGGACGCCCGATTCCACATCTACACCGTTCGCCACGTCGACGAGGCCCTGGAGCTGCTGACCGACGAACGGGCCAGCGCCGTCCACAAGCGGGTGGACGAGCAGATCCGCAACCTCGCGGACGCGGCGCTCCACTTCGACACGCGGGGCAAGAGCCGCCGGCGCTCGCACACCAGCGCCAACGGCAAAGCTGGGACGCCGACTACTTCCGGCGGTTGA
- a CDS encoding EscU/YscU/HrcU family type III secretion system export apparatus switch protein — translation MPPPGTLPPREPGQPRTAVALTYDPANDEAPVVTAVGQGLVAEEIIRRAQEAGVPVTEDPRLAAVLSQIDVGVVIPPELYTVVAEVLAYVYRLDDRVNRRK, via the coding sequence ATGCCGCCGCCCGGCACGCTGCCCCCCCGCGAGCCGGGCCAGCCGCGCACGGCTGTCGCGCTGACCTACGACCCTGCCAACGACGAGGCTCCCGTTGTCACCGCAGTCGGGCAGGGGCTGGTGGCCGAGGAGATCATCCGGCGGGCGCAGGAGGCGGGCGTCCCCGTCACCGAAGACCCCCGGCTGGCCGCCGTGCTGAGCCAGATCGACGTTGGTGTGGTGATCCCTCCTGAGCTGTACACCGTCGTGGCCGAGGTGCTGGCCTACGTCTACCGCCTGGACGACCGGGTCAACCGCCGGAAGTAG
- a CDS encoding flagellar hook-length control protein FliK, translating to MEPVAPVTSTIAGRLPALGFGTLTAGQLVQARVSRVDGDQVRLQWGEHTFNASSRVPLTVGQQVNLMVEESASGKMLLRMVDDTFGRARQTRGAESSGSQTAGTAAPATGARQGPIAPVAGRSGQPGSDGQGQAGSQQGSGQSNGQSGQSGRPEFGSQLPTGLPGQPTSAAGQPSAANGQPGLGLPGQTLLPGQPARAGFAPGLGQPNGGGSVFPGSAAPGGPSAGTPWMPGAFGLPTLAGSAEALASLMFTQLDGRPGRAGVAGATGPQAWSPSGAVADPEAANDAATEVSGATGSQRTAPGVAASTGLIAKSAMPTYGRLAQSVGGAVAFGQLLATNTPEISQTLARASLAPTDLGRLLVNLGVHPDEMNAVLVGELLAQGVTVQEGTVRNLRREVAAAGGSLRDVGPAVSLMRLGLPITPLSLAVARQLQAGQFAPSAAWGELLDTMQQLTRSPMSGSQAGVLAAELLADWRVPLEEGAAGIARWLQQSLDRTGTPLEAKLARPALDAPPPDGTSRAALTSPGQDVRARLDLLAQSLPPQAREGRSALATSLSASLQRVQATVQGEQLLNGSPAAPAERSEPRFFAVTIPTVMGQQLSTLEMRVRERDARPTKPGEPARPDVVQLRLNLPGLGDLAVNLTVGQHSVACHFGAATPFAEALLNASASELVGRLKRLGYGHTTVDAAHEPPPPAPSSQTGVAGNAGSPRLHQVDVHA from the coding sequence ATGGAGCCCGTCGCCCCGGTCACGTCGACCATCGCCGGCCGCCTGCCGGCCCTCGGGTTCGGCACGCTGACGGCCGGGCAGCTGGTGCAGGCGCGCGTCTCGCGGGTCGACGGCGATCAAGTGCGCTTGCAGTGGGGCGAGCACACCTTCAACGCGTCGAGCAGGGTGCCGCTGACCGTCGGGCAGCAGGTCAACCTGATGGTCGAAGAGAGCGCCTCCGGCAAGATGCTGCTGCGGATGGTGGACGATACCTTCGGCAGGGCACGCCAGACGCGCGGCGCCGAGAGCAGCGGCAGCCAGACCGCCGGGACGGCCGCGCCAGCGACGGGCGCGCGGCAAGGGCCGATAGCGCCCGTGGCCGGGCGCAGCGGGCAGCCAGGATCGGACGGACAGGGACAGGCCGGCAGTCAACAGGGCTCCGGACAGTCGAACGGTCAGAGCGGTCAGTCCGGGCGGCCAGAGTTCGGCTCGCAGCTTCCGACGGGCCTGCCGGGCCAGCCGACGAGCGCTGCCGGGCAGCCATCCGCCGCGAATGGCCAGCCTGGGCTGGGCCTGCCCGGGCAGACCCTCCTGCCAGGACAGCCTGCTCGGGCGGGCTTCGCGCCGGGGCTGGGCCAGCCGAACGGTGGTGGTTCCGTCTTCCCAGGATCGGCTGCGCCCGGTGGGCCATCGGCGGGAACGCCCTGGATGCCCGGTGCGTTCGGGCTGCCGACGCTGGCCGGCAGTGCCGAAGCGCTCGCGAGCCTGATGTTCACCCAGCTCGACGGCCGGCCCGGACGGGCGGGCGTTGCCGGCGCGACCGGCCCACAGGCGTGGTCGCCGTCCGGAGCCGTCGCGGACCCGGAAGCTGCGAACGATGCTGCCACCGAGGTGTCCGGCGCAACCGGTTCGCAGCGCACGGCCCCCGGCGTCGCCGCTTCGACGGGCCTCATCGCCAAATCGGCCATGCCGACCTATGGCCGGCTGGCGCAGAGCGTGGGCGGCGCGGTGGCGTTCGGGCAGTTGCTGGCGACGAACACGCCGGAGATCAGCCAGACGCTGGCACGGGCATCGCTCGCGCCCACCGACCTGGGACGCCTGCTGGTCAACCTTGGAGTCCATCCCGACGAGATGAACGCTGTGCTGGTGGGCGAGCTGCTGGCGCAGGGCGTCACCGTGCAGGAGGGGACCGTCCGCAACCTGCGCCGTGAGGTCGCGGCGGCCGGCGGCTCCCTGCGCGATGTTGGCCCGGCCGTCTCGCTGATGCGGCTCGGCCTGCCGATCACGCCGCTCAGCCTCGCGGTGGCCCGGCAGCTCCAGGCCGGGCAGTTCGCGCCGAGCGCCGCCTGGGGCGAGCTGCTCGACACCATGCAGCAGCTCACGCGCAGCCCGATGTCCGGCAGCCAGGCCGGCGTGCTGGCCGCCGAGCTGCTGGCCGACTGGCGCGTGCCGCTCGAGGAGGGCGCGGCGGGCATCGCGCGGTGGCTCCAGCAGTCGCTCGACCGCACGGGCACGCCGCTCGAGGCGAAGCTCGCGCGGCCAGCCCTGGACGCGCCACCCCCGGACGGGACGTCGCGCGCCGCGCTGACCTCCCCGGGCCAGGATGTGCGCGCCCGCCTCGACTTGCTCGCCCAGTCCCTGCCGCCCCAGGCGCGCGAGGGCCGGAGCGCCCTGGCAACCTCCCTCTCGGCGTCGTTGCAGCGGGTTCAGGCGACGGTTCAGGGCGAGCAGCTGCTCAACGGCTCGCCGGCCGCTCCCGCCGAGCGCTCCGAGCCACGCTTCTTCGCCGTCACCATCCCAACGGTGATGGGACAGCAGTTGAGCACGCTGGAGATGCGCGTCCGCGAGCGCGACGCCCGCCCGACGAAGCCCGGCGAGCCAGCCCGTCCGGACGTGGTGCAGCTCAGGCTCAACCTGCCAGGGCTGGGCGATCTGGCCGTCAACCTGACCGTCGGACAGCACAGCGTGGCCTGCCACTTCGGGGCCGCCACGCCGTTCGCCGAGGCGCTGCTGAACGCCAGCGCGTCGGAATTGGTCGGGCGGCTCAAGCGGCTGGGCTACGGGCACACCACCGTGGACGCAGCCCACGAGCCGCCACCGCCGGCCCCATCCTCGCAGACGGGCGTGGCCGGAAACGCCGGCTCGCCGCGCCTGCATCAAGTGGATGTCCACGCATGA
- a CDS encoding mandelate racemase, whose amino-acid sequence MKITDLSVTLHNWDVPPVSYGGTKAGGIVEVGVVTISTDEGIEGHSFLGASSSGANESLHEVIGRLKPLVMGRDPLDIGAIWQAMWARNRQVSMRSICCIDVALWDIAGKVAGLPIHRLIGTYRDKAPAYASSAVMETPEEYAQEALSFRERGWQAYKIHPPRIPKLDIAVCEAVKRAVGDTMVLMLDSTWSYSYEDALRVGLAIQEMGYYWYEDPLPEDDLYNYVKLKAKLDIPILATEHSPGGLYGYTSWITQQATDMLRGDVAVKGGLTPMIKICHLAEAFRMKCEIHHGGNSLNNVANLHLTMAVPNCEYFEVLLPDSAQKHGLVQEIEVDAQGFVHAPTAPGLGYQIDWELIRRNQTRVVR is encoded by the coding sequence ATGAAGATCACCGACCTGTCTGTCACGCTCCACAACTGGGACGTGCCGCCCGTCAGCTACGGCGGCACGAAGGCCGGCGGCATCGTCGAGGTCGGCGTTGTCACGATCTCGACCGACGAGGGCATTGAGGGACACAGCTTCCTCGGGGCGTCAAGCTCGGGCGCCAACGAGAGCCTGCACGAGGTCATCGGGCGGCTCAAGCCGCTGGTGATGGGCCGCGATCCGCTCGACATCGGGGCGATCTGGCAGGCGATGTGGGCGCGCAATCGCCAGGTCTCGATGCGCTCGATCTGCTGCATCGACGTGGCGCTCTGGGACATCGCCGGGAAGGTGGCCGGCCTGCCGATCCACCGGCTCATCGGCACCTACCGCGACAAGGCGCCCGCCTACGCCTCGTCCGCTGTCATGGAGACGCCCGAGGAGTACGCTCAGGAGGCGCTGAGCTTCCGCGAGCGCGGCTGGCAGGCGTACAAAATCCACCCGCCCCGCATCCCGAAGCTGGACATCGCCGTCTGCGAGGCGGTCAAGCGGGCCGTCGGCGACACGATGGTGCTGATGCTCGACTCGACCTGGAGCTACAGCTACGAGGACGCCCTGCGCGTCGGGCTGGCGATCCAGGAGATGGGCTACTACTGGTACGAAGACCCGCTGCCCGAAGACGATCTGTACAACTACGTCAAGCTGAAGGCGAAGCTCGACATTCCGATCCTGGCGACCGAGCACTCGCCGGGCGGCCTCTACGGCTACACGTCCTGGATCACCCAGCAGGCCACCGATATGCTGCGCGGCGACGTGGCGGTCAAGGGTGGCCTCACGCCGATGATCAAGATCTGCCACCTGGCCGAGGCGTTTCGCATGAAATGCGAGATCCATCACGGCGGCAACTCGCTGAACAACGTGGCGAACCTGCACCTGACGATGGCCGTCCCCAACTGCGAGTACTTCGAGGTGCTGCTGCCGGATTCGGCCCAGAAGCATGGCCTCGTGCAGGAGATCGAGGTCGATGCCCAGGGGTTCGTGCACGCGCCGACCGCGCCCGGCCTGGGCTACCAGATCGACTGGGAGCTGATCCGGCGCAACCAGACGCGGGTCGTGCGCTAG
- a CDS encoding ABC transporter substrate-binding protein — protein MVSSPGVGPRNRMRQGRRLTSASLLVSVLMVMGLLLAACGQAAPAAPAAAPKASEATKPAAPAASPAAPAAASPAAASSPAAAAASPAAGASPAAAPAASPAASPAAKPAGAGAPSGSVVTGPSAPPPVVATAGKPGGTAIVAIDADPETLNLGITTGYAAGDVGSKIFEGLVWTDHNFNAQPALAASWTVSADGKEYTFKLRPNVKWHDGKPFTSADVKFSFEEILAKLHPRAQTTLKRLQSIETPDPLTVTIKLSEAYAPFLLQQTAFDSPILPKHVYEGSDPKANPANQSPIGTGPFKFAEWNRGSSLKVVRNTDYWDAPKPYLDALVFQIVPQGANRSAGLETGEIDFVVDFYLPKADVGRLSTNQQLIGKRGQGTGAIDFMMMNQGNPVLARKEVRQALAFAINRETQVQQAMGGLGRPGFGPLGDAFKWLVNDDASYARKYPLDVEKAKALLTQAGVAPNTTLRLVHDAARPNFVAGAQIIRDNLRQVGITVEIQPLERSVMIQKVFAERDYDLTLQSFVSSGDPSIGYHRLYLTNETKAQFVNATGYSNAKVDELLNKAAVTPGQADRAALYKEAQAILSDEVPSLVLYDEEGIDFASKKLNNVWLGVDSRDRWGEVWLTP, from the coding sequence ATGGTCAGTTCCCCAGGCGTGGGGCCACGAAATCGGATGCGGCAGGGGCGGCGGCTCACGTCGGCGAGCCTGCTGGTCAGTGTCCTGATGGTCATGGGGCTGCTGCTGGCAGCCTGCGGCCAGGCAGCGCCGGCGGCGCCCGCCGCCGCCCCGAAGGCCTCCGAGGCCACCAAGCCGGCCGCGCCGGCGGCATCACCAGCCGCGCCTGCTGCCGCGTCACCGGCCGCGGCGTCATCGCCGGCGGCCGCGGCGGCCTCACCAGCGGCCGGAGCTTCGCCAGCCGCCGCACCGGCGGCCTCCCCGGCCGCCAGCCCGGCGGCCAAGCCGGCCGGCGCTGGCGCGCCCTCCGGCAGCGTCGTCACCGGGCCATCGGCTCCGCCGCCGGTCGTTGCGACGGCCGGCAAGCCGGGCGGCACGGCCATCGTCGCCATCGACGCCGATCCCGAGACCCTGAACCTCGGCATCACGACCGGCTACGCGGCCGGCGATGTCGGCTCGAAGATCTTCGAGGGCCTCGTCTGGACGGACCACAACTTCAACGCCCAGCCGGCCCTGGCGGCCTCCTGGACGGTCTCGGCGGACGGCAAGGAGTACACCTTCAAGCTGCGGCCGAACGTCAAGTGGCACGACGGCAAGCCGTTCACCAGCGCCGACGTGAAGTTCAGCTTTGAGGAGATTCTGGCGAAGCTGCACCCGCGCGCCCAGACCACCCTCAAGCGGCTCCAGAGCATCGAAACGCCCGATCCGCTGACGGTCACCATCAAGCTTTCCGAGGCGTACGCGCCGTTCCTGCTCCAGCAGACGGCCTTCGACTCGCCGATCCTCCCCAAGCACGTCTACGAAGGCTCGGACCCGAAGGCGAACCCGGCCAACCAGTCACCAATCGGCACCGGCCCCTTCAAGTTCGCGGAGTGGAACCGGGGATCGAGCCTGAAGGTCGTCCGGAACACCGACTACTGGGACGCCCCGAAGCCGTACCTGGACGCCCTGGTCTTCCAGATCGTGCCGCAGGGCGCGAACCGCTCGGCGGGCCTGGAGACGGGCGAGATCGACTTTGTCGTGGACTTTTACCTGCCGAAGGCCGACGTTGGCCGCCTGAGCACCAATCAGCAACTGATCGGCAAGCGCGGGCAGGGCACCGGCGCCATCGACTTCATGATGATGAACCAGGGCAACCCGGTCCTCGCCAGGAAGGAGGTCCGGCAGGCCCTGGCGTTCGCCATCAACCGCGAGACCCAGGTGCAGCAGGCGATGGGCGGCCTCGGGCGTCCGGGCTTCGGGCCGCTGGGCGACGCCTTCAAGTGGCTGGTCAACGACGACGCGAGCTACGCCCGCAAGTACCCGCTCGACGTGGAGAAGGCGAAGGCCCTGCTGACCCAGGCGGGCGTCGCGCCGAACACGACGCTCCGGCTGGTACACGACGCGGCGCGCCCGAACTTCGTCGCCGGCGCGCAGATCATCCGCGACAACCTGCGCCAGGTCGGCATCACGGTCGAGATCCAGCCGCTCGAGCGCTCCGTGATGATCCAGAAGGTCTTCGCCGAGCGCGACTACGACCTGACACTGCAGTCGTTCGTGTCGAGCGGCGATCCGTCGATTGGGTATCACCGGCTGTACCTGACGAACGAGACGAAGGCCCAGTTCGTCAACGCCACGGGCTATTCGAACGCCAAGGTGGACGAGCTGCTGAACAAGGCGGCGGTTACGCCGGGGCAGGCTGACCGCGCGGCGCTCTACAAGGAGGCGCAGGCCATCCTGTCCGACGAGGTGCCCTCGCTGGTGCTCTACGACGAGGAAGGCATCGACTTCGCGTCGAAGAAGCTGAACAACGTCTGGCTCGGCGTCGACTCGCGCGACCGCTGGGGCGAGGTCTGGCTGACGCCGTAA